Proteins encoded by one window of Candidatus Glassbacteria bacterium:
- a CDS encoding hydroxymethylpyrimidine/phosphomethylpyrimidine kinase yields MENAPVDITPPLALLSISGLSSTGLSGTEGDLKTFAALGTFGVSAVTAIVTQTAAGEAQCEPVTPGAVTAQIQAAMDNVAISAVKVGMLPSMDSVYAAAEALRAAPPPPDHTAQGKTLPYIVADPMVGTTAGFGPLGAKAVEALKQTIFPMASLLTPNATEAALLSGREVDTPEHIESAAKALFDSLGVPVLVTGGRFSDSDEATDVLWDGRELEFFNTPYLRGVNTKGSGCTLSSAAAVYMARGFGPGDAVAQAKDYLQQSLAAALPLGRRVILNHAHAPKPMRG; encoded by the coding sequence TGGAAAATGCACCAGTGGACATCACGCCACCTCTGGCCTTGCTCAGTATTTCGGGCTTGAGCAGCACCGGCCTCTCGGGAACGGAGGGGGATTTAAAAACCTTCGCGGCGCTTGGCACTTTCGGCGTGTCCGCCGTGACTGCCATTGTCACACAAACTGCTGCCGGTGAGGCGCAATGCGAGCCAGTCACGCCTGGCGCGGTGACGGCACAAATTCAGGCCGCGATGGATAATGTCGCCATCAGCGCGGTCAAGGTGGGCATGCTGCCCTCCATGGATTCGGTGTACGCTGCCGCAGAGGCCCTGCGCGCCGCACCGCCGCCCCCGGATCACACAGCGCAAGGCAAGACGCTGCCCTATATTGTAGCCGACCCAATGGTTGGGACCACCGCCGGTTTTGGGCCGCTCGGCGCCAAGGCCGTAGAAGCGTTGAAGCAGACCATTTTCCCCATGGCGTCCTTGCTCACACCAAACGCCACTGAGGCTGCGCTGCTGAGCGGGCGCGAAGTGGATACGCCCGAGCATATCGAGTCCGCCGCCAAGGCGCTGTTCGACAGCCTGGGTGTGCCGGTGCTGGTAACCGGCGGGAGATTTTCCGACAGCGACGAGGCCACGGACGTCTTGTGGGATGGGCGCGAGTTGGAATTCTTCAACACGCCGTACCTGCGGGGTGTGAACACCAAGGGCAGCGGATGCACACTGTCGTCGGCGGCAGCGGTTTACATGGCCCGCGGGTTTGGGCCGGGCGACGCCGTCGCGCAAGCAAAGGACTATCTGCAGCAATCATTGGCGGCGGCGCTACCCCTGGGGCGGCGGGTCATCCTCAATCATGCCCACGCACCCAAGCCCATGCGCGGCTGA